From Thermogladius calderae 1633, a single genomic window includes:
- a CDS encoding MarR family transcriptional regulator: MLSNSLLNLVNGFHAAAVEDRGEPPWVNALSYSQTPLLTVSMMRPLACRASSDKGGLSAGRVVVKVTARLDKKHSLLVIVQLDYVPHEVVREEICTKALDPCEAVKADLKSVINTVPKYEDSLRPLDTLSLYYVCRHGATSVVDLAARLGARRGEVEKAVSRLAASGHVEVEREGSKKVVKYVRGFPIGVSTTAPSDKSYEVARTTV; this comes from the coding sequence GTGCTCTCCAATTCTCTTCTCAACCTCGTCAACGGCTTTCACGCCGCAGCAGTCGAAGACCGCGGAGAGCCCCCTTGGGTTAATGCTCTCTCCTACTCGCAGACTCCCCTGCTCACGGTCTCCATGATGCGGCCACTAGCCTGCAGAGCCTCGAGTGATAAAGGAGGCTTGTCTGCGGGGAGAGTAGTCGTGAAGGTTACCGCCAGACTGGACAAGAAGCATTCTCTCCTAGTCATTGTCCAGCTAGACTACGTCCCGCATGAGGTCGTTAGGGAGGAGATATGCACGAAGGCTTTAGATCCATGTGAGGCTGTTAAGGCAGACCTCAAGTCCGTAATAAACACTGTCCCGAAGTACGAGGATTCCTTGAGGCCCTTGGATACGCTTTCCCTATACTACGTGTGCAGGCATGGCGCGACTTCTGTGGTGGATCTTGCAGCAAGGCTTGGCGCCCGCAGGGGAGAAGTTGAGAAAGCTGTGAGCAGGCTAGCGGCTTCAGGCCACGTTGAGGTCGAGCGTGAGGGCAGTAAGAAGGTGGTAAAGTATGTTAGGGGCTTCCCCATAGGAGTCAGTACTACCGCACCATCTGACAAGAGCTATGAGGTCGCTAGAACCACTGTGTGA